TTACCAAATGCCAATCAGAACAATGGTTGCAAAGTTGTTTTAACAACCAGAAAGCTCGAAGTTTGTCGTCAGATGGGAACCGATATTGAGATCAAGGTGAAGGTTTTGCCAAAAGAGGAAGCTCGGAAGATGTTTTATGCAAATGTGGGAGATGTCGTGAGGCGTCCCGCCATCAAACAGCATGCTGAAAGCATTGTCACAGAGTGCGATGGCTTGCCACTTGCGCTAAAGGTCGTAAGTGGTGTGCTACGGAAGGAGGAAGATGTGAACGTTTGGGAGAATTTCTTAAGGGAATTAAGGTCCCCTGCTACGTCTTTCATTAAAGACTTGAATGAAAAGGTGTTCAATATACTAAAGGTTAGCTATGACCACTTAGAAGATACTCAAAAAAAGCAATGTCTTTTGTTTTGTGGATTGTATCCAGAAGACTCCGAGATTAAGAAGTCTAAATTGATAGGATATTGGAGAGCCGAGGGGATTCTTTCTAGGGAACTTACTTTGCATGAGGCACATGTTAAGGGACATGCAATGTTGCGAGCTCTCATAGATTCGTCTTTGTTGGAAAATTGCAATGAAGATGAATGTGTGAAGATGCACGATGTTGTTAGAGACTTGGTTTTAGCAATGACTTCCCCAAAAGGAGGAGAACCCCAACATCTAGTGAGAGCCGGAATTTCTTCAGAGAAGATTCCAAATGCGGTGGAATGGGAAAAGGCAACAAGAATATCGTTTATCAATCATGACTTGCGCAATTTACCGGAATCACCAAACTGTCCGGCGCTCGTGACATTGTTGCTTCAAGGAAATGGCTATTTAGGGGTGAtaccaaaaactttttttaacaaCATGCCTAACCTCAAAGTTTTGGATCTGTCACGCACCGGCATCAAATCATTGCCAACTTCAATAGCTAAATTGGAAAGTCTTCGAGAACTTGTCCTTCCAAATTGCCGCTCTTTGAAAGCTCTCCCTGCTGGAGTGATATGCAGACTGTCTCAGATTGAAGTATTTACCCTTGAAAGTAGTAGTTCAGGTACAAGTTGGCTGAGTGATGAAAGTACAGAGATTGTTGCGAAAGAACTAAGCGAGTGGAGCTCACTTTCTTCCCTTGAATTTGACTTCCGGAGAGTAGGTAATCTGCAGCACTTTCTTGAAAATAGCAGATCATGGAAAGAGGGAAGATTGATGCAATTCTGGTTCTTTGTTGGCAAGTGTGGGCCCTTAATCAATCCATTTATGTTAACAGCATTAAAGGAGTATAATATGTGTCTATTTtatgaaggaggaggagaaagggATAGCGGTCTTCCCTCAGCCATACAGGATGTACTTAGGCGTTCAAATTGTTTTGGATTGAGGGGTCATAAAAAACTTAATACTCTTTTAGAAGTGGGTGCACACAACACGTATGAGTTGAAATATTGCGTGATTCAAGGATGTGTCGTGCTTAAAAAAATCGTCGACAGAAATGGGCTAGAAATGGGTGCCTTTCCAAATTTAGAAGTTTTACGTTTGGTTGACCTGCCGAAATTAAAGACAATTCTTTGTTTGGAGATGGAGGAGGGAGCATTActaccaccactgccaccaaATGCAAACATCTTTACCAACCTAACAGATTTGAACCTAGTGAAATGCCCATTAATTAAGCAGGTCTTCTCAAGTGGATTCATGGTTCAGCAACTATCCAACTTGGAAGAATTGTGGGTAAGAAATTGTGGAGGtttgaaggggatgattccagaGGATGAAATTGTCGAACACGAGGCTCTGCCCAAACTGAGGAGATTGTGGCTCGAGGACTTATCCGAATTTGTCAGCTTTTTCAAAGGTGTTCCCATGCGTTGGCAATCACTGGAGGAGGTGAGGATAAGAAATTGTCCGAAGCTGAGAAAACTCCCCTTCGACGCTAATAGCGCTCCTAATTTGAAGAGAATTGAGGTCACTAGTACTTATCAGGAGTGGTGGGATGCATTAGAGTGGACAACGATGCTACCAGATTACAATTTCAGCCTTTTATCAAAAGGTGggatatataatataatataatatgatGAGGCATCAACCCAAATTGGCGTGGGTAAGAGTTTGTCCTTCCTGATGTGTGTTATTATAAGCTTTTAATTAATTGGTTGGGGTGGGGGTATTCTGATGGATGTTGGGAGGCTAAATTCCGGTTGGCCTAATAAGTCgatggtttattttttgtttttattcaaattttttttgcatttgttgatttttcgtgaattttttgtggattattgtttcATCATGACAAtagaaatctaaaaagaaaaattaaaatctaaacctaattttttttaataaagacgaaaaaattagtttattggcttatttttgtctttaataaaaaaattcaggtttcgattttaattttttactttttagattcctcaaccattaatcttcaaaaaattgacgacaaattaacaaatgcgaaaaaaattaaataaaaacaaagagataAGCCATTTGACTTATTGGGCCAAACAAAGTGGCTAGCGATTTGTATTCTctgtactttttatttatttatctgcGTTTTCTCTATACTTGATTCTATATATAATTTGTATCGTGTGAAGTGTGTAAGTGTGATGTGAGTGAGATGATTTTGTATGTGTTCTAGTAATAAATTGTGTTTGCGGTTTTGGGTGTGAAATTTTAGCCCTTGTTCAGTTTTGCGTTGGAATTTCCAAACTcaaatccactcattacctatattttcaattattattttcatttatctCTCAACTCATTATCCCTATATCCAatcattaatttcatttctctctctatctctattcactcattacccctattcccaattattactttattttctcttcttactCAAtgcccaaaaatcaaacccaaaaattttccaaaccaaCAACCGAATAAGGAGTTATTCTGAGTCTAGGCCATGTTCGTTGTTGAAAGCTTGTTACACAATTAAattgatattaaaaaaaattaagtaagaATTCAAACTAAACATAAACAAGCTACTGCTCGGCTTGTTCGATTATTATTCagaaaaattcaagctatttgAGATCGGCTTgtctcataaacaagctaagGCCGGTCATTTAtatttgaagctcgttaagttttaAAACTAAGCTTGATCAACTACTCTCATTTGGCTTGTTTATCACCTCTAATCAAgtaaaattattcaatgcccctgGGGCCCTAGGGGCGCCGTCACGTGGTGCCCCAGACTCTCCTCAACCGCATATTTCTGTGGGGCTCAAGACTTAAGATTGTAGGAAAATAGTGCGGAAAACAATTAACAATTTTACTATTTCTGAAAATTACAACATAAACATGAATCGcaaaattacagaatatgaaatgtAAACATAAACTGTAAAAAGAGTTTTGACAATTCcaaaccgagacccgttttgtacaacggtgcccttaagacaaattcgccgcctcaccggtgctggaggttgtgtcggtgttcgtctcccagggttgactcggttaccactcagccgccggagcaccgccgtagactgcccgtcgaaccaacttgtgtctgtactctctctctcgaaaaaaAATAATCGTATTGCAGAAGAatgctttggattgttttcgGTGTGTTGAAACCAAAGATAGAGGTCCCTTTATATAGCTGAAGGAGGAGCCTCTACCATCAATACGACAATGAATACGAATATTTATGGAGGAGCCAATaatcaataggggaattgattccgcaattcaattctgaaataaaactgatacagttattattcTCGACATTGAATACACAatcatgggtaataactctGGGTAATCAACCCAGCTTTGACCATTCAACCGTGCACTGTTGTCGGtccaaaacccactttgagagacaatttctcattcatctctcaatgGAATTTAGGTCCACCTCGCgcggtgtgggtcccaccaaattctctttggttaaaattccatttttccaacaatcccccacatgaatgaaattgaCTGAATCCGACTCGGGAGACAAAGCTGATACGAGAGAGAGTACAAAGGAAAAATTCCGCATAGGATAGGTAGCTTTTGGCCTTGAACCTTCCCTTGTGAATACCTATCGGATTTACTGGCTGACCAGTGAACATGTTGTCTTGAACTGTTCTGCCGTTTGTGTAAACCGAGACAACAGGCATCACACGGAACTTCTCCAACACAGTTCAGTTCTCACTATTGGGTTcgttttggccatgacaccccttcctggttctgcaagtattttctcgagaatttCGCCTTCCtaaattctcaaagaagcggccccacttcatactcacataggtgaccttcttataaagggta
The sequence above is a segment of the Rhododendron vialii isolate Sample 1 chromosome 13a, ASM3025357v1 genome. Coding sequences within it:
- the LOC131314878 gene encoding probable disease resistance protein At1g61300 isoform X1; this translates as MAEAFAACTQPVCDIGKCLWARIATRINYARKLLKNRKVLCEKAHDLSLKLKDIVAEIEKSNPQKIATNECDDWIGKVQEMETMVKTIQPKLNEEKRCVGGLCLDIFARTELGKRVVNMIDDINELLDKSKFEGGFLVNAPIATVENQPDPPSTLAESANRTLNMVLDKMQPKSTLKIGIWGMGGVGKTTVLRLLNNTPEIARIFDFVIWVTVSKSQSIRTIQEEVGKRLSVETKGESDERVAIKLRQKLNGKKYLLLLDDVWNMVDLDAVGLPNANQNNGCKVVLTTRKLEVCRQMGTDIEIKVKVLPKEEARKMFYANVGDVVRRPAIKQHAESIVTECDGLPLALKVVSGVLRKEEDVNVWENFLRELRSPATSFIKDLNEKVFNILKVSYDHLEDTQKKQCLLFCGLYPEDSEIKKSKLIGYWRAEGILSRELTLHEAHVKGHAMLRALIDSSLLENCNEDECVKMHDVVRDLVLAMTSPKGGEPQHLVRAGISSEKIPNAVEWEKATRISFINHDLRNLPESPNCPALVTLLLQGNGYLGVIPKTFFNNMPNLKVLDLSRTGIKSLPTSIAKLESLRELVLPNCRSLKALPAGVICRLSQIEVFTLESSSSGTSWLSDESTEIVAKELSEWSSLSSLEFDFRRVGNLQHFLENSRSWKEGRLMQFWFFVGKCGPLINPFMLTALKEYNMCLFYEGGGERDSGLPSAIQDVLRRSNCFGLRGHKKLNTLLEVGAHNTYELKYCVIQGCVVLKKIVDRNGLEMGAFPNLEVLRLVDLPKLKTILCLEMEEGALLPPLPPNANIFTNLTDLNLVKCPLIKQVFSSGFMVQQLSNLEELWVRNCGGLKGMIPEDEIVEHEALPKLRRLWLEDLSEFVSFFKGVPMRWQSLEEVRIRNCPKLRKLPFDANSAPNLKRIEVTSTYQEWWDALEWTTMLPDYNFSLLSKGGIYNII
- the LOC131314878 gene encoding disease resistance protein At4g27190-like isoform X3, which encodes METMVKTIQPKLNEEKRCVGGLCLDIFARTELGKRVVNMIDDINELLDKSKFEGGFLVNAPIATVENQPDPPSTLAESANRTLNMVLDKMQPKSTLKIGIWGMGGVGKTTVLRLLNNTPEIARIFDFVIWVTVSKSQSIRTIQEEVGKRLSVETKGESDERVAIKLRQKLNGKKYLLLLDDVWNMVDLDAVGLPNANQNNGCKVVLTTRKLEVCRQMGTDIEIKVKVLPKEEARKMFYANVGDVVRRPAIKQHAESIVTECDGLPLALKVVSGVLRKEEDVNVWENFLRELRSPATSFIKDLNEKVFNILKVSYDHLEDTQKKQCLLFCGLYPEDSEIKKSKLIGYWRAEGILSRELTLHEAHVKGHAMLRALIDSSLLENCNEDECVKMHDVVRDLVLAMTSPKGGEPQHLVRAGISSEKIPNAVEWEKATRISFINHDLRNLPESPNCPALVTLLLQGNGYLGVIPKTFFNNMPNLKVLDLSRTGIKSLPTSIAKLESLRELVLPNCRSLKALPAGVICRLSQIEVFTLESSSSGTSWLSDESTEIVAKELSEWSSLSSLEFDFRRVGNLQHFLENSRSWKEGRLMQFWFFVGKCGPLINPFMLTALKEYNMCLFYEGGGERDSGLPSAIQDVLRRSNCFGLRGHKKLNTLLEVGAHNTYELKYCVIQGCVVLKKIVDRNGLEMGAFPNLEVLRLVDLPKLKTILCLEMEEGALLPPLPPNANIFTNLTDLNLVKCPLIKQVFSSGFMVQQLSNLEELWVRNCGGLKGMIPEDEIVEHEALPKLRRLWLEDLSEFVSFFKGVPMRWQSLEEVRIRNCPKLRKLPFDANSAPNLKRIEVTSTYQEWWDALEWTTMLPDYNFSLLSKGGIYNII